The following proteins are co-located in the Vigna angularis cultivar LongXiaoDou No.4 chromosome 2, ASM1680809v1, whole genome shotgun sequence genome:
- the LOC108318691 gene encoding uncharacterized protein LOC108318691 isoform X1 — protein MSNKTMYFLGSPSKSQAQSSQGTDVVIPSDCPPHLVKLMQQGNCFTCGQIGHWCRYCPSKSPNSKSVSPSPNQASPLSSNAVQCRCGHGACEIKTARSGRNFYTCPIKSGVKCKDFVKWCDEPVAESNLQPPAIKYPECACKAGVCRRVKSKEADGVFKYCFTCPVKKGHGSCGYRVWEDEIKLLDGKSIVPTQRSRQRTLHDFWEGCKNDETDDELGSERSKRMRVGHCSEDPSAVADIADKEDFMVDGDDFEFINSLSLETVEEEAFLSLSQLSTPSRFRWRQIMFERRISSDDSFGSCRMGWLGRLLFFHPAQSLNPPTPKPFFCCTFPSFNPIIVPKQRNVSDGPCNKLAITNVSQQHAQLSTDLVSPSKLQYGERKSKASWHREMILFTQQQLLAGLETLAPHEHESMKEAAETTFAILNVLQVDYKKFSDHVLDYINFSSSIAEIDKSMENFHTMEDLNKLFEEEKKRLAQLQDDHVKTKALLEASKRHRQLLCEEVSDLEAMLNEKQNQLKFCELETLKIETRLGDLERNILETDITLKKRAEQTKVEKKPCEERQAKQIAAQEALQKAKLELENS, from the exons ATGAGCAATAAAACCATGTATTTCTTGGGTTCACCTTCAAAGTCTCAAGCTCAGAGTTCTCAAGGCACTGATGTAGTAATTCCTTCAGACTGTCCTCCACATCTTGTCAAACTAATGCAGCAAGGAAACTGCTTCACTTGTGGCCAAATTGGACATTGGTGTCGGTACTGTCCTTCCAAATCCCCCAATTCTAAATCCGTTTCGCCCTCTCCCAATCAAGCTTCCCCACTTTCCTCCAACGCTGTACAGTGCCGCTGTGGCCATGGCGCATGCGAAATCAAAACCGCACGCAGTGGGAGGAACTTCTATACCTGCCCCATCAAAAGT GGGGTAAAATGTAAGGACTTTGTTAAGTGGTGCGATGAACCTGTTGCTGAGAGTAATTTGCAGCCTCCAGCGATCAAGTATCCTGAGTGTGCGTGTAAGGCTGGAGTTTGTAGAAGGGTTAAGAGTAAAGAGGCAGATGGGGTTTTTAAGTACTGTTTTACTTGTCCTGTTAAGAAG GGTCATGGATCTTGTGGATACCGTGTGTGGGAGGATGAGATTAAACTGCTTGATGGAAAAAGCATTGTTCCTACCCAGCGAAGCAGGCAAAGGACTCTTCATGATTTTTGGGAGGGATGCAAAAATGATGAAACTGATGATGAGCTGGGTAGTGAACGCAGTAAAAGGATGAGAGTTGGACACTGTTCTGAGGATCCCTCGGCTGTGGCTGACATTGCAGACAAAGAAGATTTTATGGTTGATGGTGATGATTTCGAGTTTATAAACTCGTTATCGTTGGAGACTGTTGAAGAAGAAGCATTTCTATCATTATCTCAACTATCAACACCTTCAAGGTTCCGTTGGCGACAAATTATGTTTGAGAGGCGCATTTCCTCTGATGATTCAtttg GTTCTTGTAGAATGGGTTGGCTTGGccgtcttcttttcttccatccAGCTCAAAGTTTAAATCCCCCCACACCTAAGCCTTTTTTCTGTT GCACTTTCCCATCCTTTAATCCAATAATTGTCCCTAAACAGAGGAATGTTTCTGATGGTCCTTGCAACAAGCTTGCTATAACAAATGTTAGTCAACAACATGCCCAACTTTCAACTGATTTAGTTAGTCCCAGCAAATTACAATATGGTGAAAGAAAGTCAAAGGCATCATGGCATAGAGAAATGATCTTGTTCACACAGCAACAACTTCTAGCTGGTCTTGAAACCTTGGCTCCTCATGAGCATGAGTCCATGAAAGAGGCAGCAGAAACCACTTTTgcaatattaaatgttttacaGGTTGACTACAAAAAGTTCTCTGATCATGTCTTGGACTATATCAATTTTTCGtcatcaattgcagaaatagaTAAATCCATGGAAAATTTCCATACTATGGAAGATCTCAACAAACTCTTTGAGGAGGAGAAAAAGAGATTAGCTCAACTCCAAGATGACCATGTCAAGACCAAAGCTTTGCTTGAAGCATCAAAAAGACATAGACAATTGCTATGTGAAGAGGTCTCTGATCTCGAGGCCATGctcaatgaaaaacaaaatcaattaaagTTTTGTGAATTAGAGACCTTAAAGATTGAAACACGCCTTGGTGATTTGGAAAGAAATATATTGGAGACTGACATAACGCTGAAGAAAAGAGCTGAGCAAACAAAAGTGGAAAAGAAACCATGTGAAGAAAGACAGGCAAAGCAAATTGCAGCTCAGGAAGCGCTGCAGAAGGCAAAACTTGAATTGGAAAATTCCTAA
- the LOC108318691 gene encoding uncharacterized protein LOC108318691 isoform X2 — translation MSNKTMYFLGSPSKSQAQSSQGTDVVIPSDCPPHLVKLMQQGNCFTCGQIGHWCRYCPSKSPNSKSVSPSPNQASPLSSNAVQCRCGHGACEIKTARSGRNFYTCPIKSGVKCKDFVKWCDEPVAESNLQPPAIKYPECACKAGVCRRVKSKEADGVFKYCFTCPVKKGHGSCGYRVWEDEIKLLDGKSIVPTQRSRQRTLHDFWEGCKNDETDDELGSERSKRMRVGHCSEDPSAVADIADKEDFMVDGDDFEFINSLSLETVEEEAFLSLSQLSTPSRFRWRQIMFERRISSDDSFGTFPSFNPIIVPKQRNVSDGPCNKLAITNVSQQHAQLSTDLVSPSKLQYGERKSKASWHREMILFTQQQLLAGLETLAPHEHESMKEAAETTFAILNVLQVDYKKFSDHVLDYINFSSSIAEIDKSMENFHTMEDLNKLFEEEKKRLAQLQDDHVKTKALLEASKRHRQLLCEEVSDLEAMLNEKQNQLKFCELETLKIETRLGDLERNILETDITLKKRAEQTKVEKKPCEERQAKQIAAQEALQKAKLELENS, via the exons ATGAGCAATAAAACCATGTATTTCTTGGGTTCACCTTCAAAGTCTCAAGCTCAGAGTTCTCAAGGCACTGATGTAGTAATTCCTTCAGACTGTCCTCCACATCTTGTCAAACTAATGCAGCAAGGAAACTGCTTCACTTGTGGCCAAATTGGACATTGGTGTCGGTACTGTCCTTCCAAATCCCCCAATTCTAAATCCGTTTCGCCCTCTCCCAATCAAGCTTCCCCACTTTCCTCCAACGCTGTACAGTGCCGCTGTGGCCATGGCGCATGCGAAATCAAAACCGCACGCAGTGGGAGGAACTTCTATACCTGCCCCATCAAAAGT GGGGTAAAATGTAAGGACTTTGTTAAGTGGTGCGATGAACCTGTTGCTGAGAGTAATTTGCAGCCTCCAGCGATCAAGTATCCTGAGTGTGCGTGTAAGGCTGGAGTTTGTAGAAGGGTTAAGAGTAAAGAGGCAGATGGGGTTTTTAAGTACTGTTTTACTTGTCCTGTTAAGAAG GGTCATGGATCTTGTGGATACCGTGTGTGGGAGGATGAGATTAAACTGCTTGATGGAAAAAGCATTGTTCCTACCCAGCGAAGCAGGCAAAGGACTCTTCATGATTTTTGGGAGGGATGCAAAAATGATGAAACTGATGATGAGCTGGGTAGTGAACGCAGTAAAAGGATGAGAGTTGGACACTGTTCTGAGGATCCCTCGGCTGTGGCTGACATTGCAGACAAAGAAGATTTTATGGTTGATGGTGATGATTTCGAGTTTATAAACTCGTTATCGTTGGAGACTGTTGAAGAAGAAGCATTTCTATCATTATCTCAACTATCAACACCTTCAAGGTTCCGTTGGCGACAAATTATGTTTGAGAGGCGCATTTCCTCTGATGATTCAtttg GCACTTTCCCATCCTTTAATCCAATAATTGTCCCTAAACAGAGGAATGTTTCTGATGGTCCTTGCAACAAGCTTGCTATAACAAATGTTAGTCAACAACATGCCCAACTTTCAACTGATTTAGTTAGTCCCAGCAAATTACAATATGGTGAAAGAAAGTCAAAGGCATCATGGCATAGAGAAATGATCTTGTTCACACAGCAACAACTTCTAGCTGGTCTTGAAACCTTGGCTCCTCATGAGCATGAGTCCATGAAAGAGGCAGCAGAAACCACTTTTgcaatattaaatgttttacaGGTTGACTACAAAAAGTTCTCTGATCATGTCTTGGACTATATCAATTTTTCGtcatcaattgcagaaatagaTAAATCCATGGAAAATTTCCATACTATGGAAGATCTCAACAAACTCTTTGAGGAGGAGAAAAAGAGATTAGCTCAACTCCAAGATGACCATGTCAAGACCAAAGCTTTGCTTGAAGCATCAAAAAGACATAGACAATTGCTATGTGAAGAGGTCTCTGATCTCGAGGCCATGctcaatgaaaaacaaaatcaattaaagTTTTGTGAATTAGAGACCTTAAAGATTGAAACACGCCTTGGTGATTTGGAAAGAAATATATTGGAGACTGACATAACGCTGAAGAAAAGAGCTGAGCAAACAAAAGTGGAAAAGAAACCATGTGAAGAAAGACAGGCAAAGCAAATTGCAGCTCAGGAAGCGCTGCAGAAGGCAAAACTTGAATTGGAAAATTCCTAA
- the LOC128195577 gene encoding WUSCHEL-related homeobox 8-like yields the protein MFQGFAPWRKMDMEAKTVHKRWRSTLEQVRILLNIYNHGIINPSRDQVREITGRLQEYGEVGEYSVYCWFQNHGNRVKNRGWHQSIPDTPGSSFTLLPPYIYDPSWVLPQTPKLLDLFPIPVIRKEEERVTQPMPFRTQAPSTELSLRLSLADQ from the exons ATGTTCCAAGGCTTTGCTCCGTGGCGA AAAATGGATATGGAAGCCAAGACAGTTCATAAACGATGGCGGTCTACCCTGGAACAAGTTAGAATCTTGCTGAACATCTACAACCACGGGATCATCAATCCTAGTCGAGATCAAGTTCGCGAGATTACAGGACGACTCCAGGAGTACGGGGAAGTCGGAGAATACAGCGTctattgttggtttcaaaacCATGGAAATCGGGTGAAGAATCGAGGCTGGCACCAAAGCATCCCTGATACACCTGGATCTTCATTTACCCTCCTTCCTCCGTATATATATG ATCCTTCATGGGTACTTCCACAGACTCCGAAGCTCTTAGATCTCTTTCCCATTCCCGTTATACgcaaagaagaagagagagttACTCAACCCATGCCGTTTCGCACCCAAGCTCCTTCCACAGAGCTTTCCTTGAGGTTGTCGCTCGCCGATCAGTAG
- the LOC128193306 gene encoding uncharacterized protein LOC128193306 isoform X3 — MSNKTMYFLGSPSKSQAQSSQGTDVVIPSDCPPHLVKLMQQGNCFTCGQIGHWCRYCPSKSPNSKSVSPSPNQASPLSSNAVQCRCGHGACEIKTARSGRNFYTCPIKSGHGSCGYRVWEDEIKLLDGKSIVPTQRSRQRTLHDFWEGCKNDETDDELGSERSKRMRVGHCSEDPSAVADIADKEDFMVDGDDFEFINSLSLETVEEEAFLSLSQLSTPSRFRWRQIMFERRISSDDSFGSCRMGWLGRLLFFHPAQSLNPPTPKPFFCCTFPSFNPIIVPKQRNVSDGPCNKLAITNVSQQHAQLSTDLVSPSKLQYGERKSKASWHREMILFTQQQLLAGLETLAPHEHESMKEAAETTFAILNVLQVDYKKFSDHVLDYINFSSSIAEIDKSMENFHTMEDLNKLFEEEKKRLAQLQDDHVKTKALLEASKRHRQLLCEEVSDLEAMLNEKQNQLKFCELETLKIETRLGDLERNILETDITLKKRAEQTKVEKKPCEERQAKQIAAQEALQKAKLELENS; from the exons ATGAGCAATAAAACCATGTATTTCTTGGGTTCACCTTCAAAGTCTCAAGCTCAGAGTTCTCAAGGCACTGATGTAGTAATTCCTTCAGACTGTCCTCCACATCTTGTCAAACTAATGCAGCAAGGAAACTGCTTCACTTGTGGCCAAATTGGACATTGGTGTCGGTACTGTCCTTCCAAATCCCCCAATTCTAAATCCGTTTCGCCCTCTCCCAATCAAGCTTCCCCACTTTCCTCCAACGCTGTACAGTGCCGCTGTGGCCATGGCGCATGCGAAATCAAAACCGCACGCAGTGGGAGGAACTTCTATACCTGCCCCATCAAAAGT GGTCATGGATCTTGTGGATACCGTGTGTGGGAGGATGAGATTAAACTGCTTGATGGAAAAAGCATTGTTCCTACCCAGCGAAGCAGGCAAAGGACTCTTCATGATTTTTGGGAGGGATGCAAAAATGATGAAACTGATGATGAGCTGGGTAGTGAACGCAGTAAAAGGATGAGAGTTGGACACTGTTCTGAGGATCCCTCGGCTGTGGCTGACATTGCAGACAAAGAAGATTTTATGGTTGATGGTGATGATTTCGAGTTTATAAACTCGTTATCGTTGGAGACTGTTGAAGAAGAAGCATTTCTATCATTATCTCAACTATCAACACCTTCAAGGTTCCGTTGGCGACAAATTATGTTTGAGAGGCGCATTTCCTCTGATGATTCAtttg GTTCTTGTAGAATGGGTTGGCTTGGccgtcttcttttcttccatccAGCTCAAAGTTTAAATCCCCCCACACCTAAGCCTTTTTTCTGTT GCACTTTCCCATCCTTTAATCCAATAATTGTCCCTAAACAGAGGAATGTTTCTGATGGTCCTTGCAACAAGCTTGCTATAACAAATGTTAGTCAACAACATGCCCAACTTTCAACTGATTTAGTTAGTCCCAGCAAATTACAATATGGTGAAAGAAAGTCAAAGGCATCATGGCATAGAGAAATGATCTTGTTCACACAGCAACAACTTCTAGCTGGTCTTGAAACCTTGGCTCCTCATGAGCATGAGTCCATGAAAGAGGCAGCAGAAACCACTTTTgcaatattaaatgttttacaGGTTGACTACAAAAAGTTCTCTGATCATGTCTTGGACTATATCAATTTTTCGtcatcaattgcagaaatagaTAAATCCATGGAAAATTTCCATACTATGGAAGATCTCAACAAACTCTTTGAGGAGGAGAAAAAGAGATTAGCTCAACTCCAAGATGACCATGTCAAGACCAAAGCTTTGCTTGAAGCATCAAAAAGACATAGACAATTGCTATGTGAAGAGGTCTCTGATCTCGAGGCCATGctcaatgaaaaacaaaatcaattaaagTTTTGTGAATTAGAGACCTTAAAGATTGAAACACGCCTTGGTGATTTGGAAAGAAATATATTGGAGACTGACATAACGCTGAAGAAAAGAGCTGAGCAAACAAAAGTGGAAAAGAAACCATGTGAAGAAAGACAGGCAAAGCAAATTGCAGCTCAGGAAGCGCTGCAGAAGGCAAAACTTGAATTGGAAAATTCCTAA